In Xiphophorus maculatus strain JP 163 A chromosome 18, X_maculatus-5.0-male, whole genome shotgun sequence, a single genomic region encodes these proteins:
- the sgsm2 gene encoding small G protein signaling modulator 2 isoform X4: MEGYTEEEHKEKLLWNVKREVKQIMEEAVTKKFVHEDSSHIIALCTAIEACLSHLLKRRAAGFLRSDKIAALFTKVGKVYDTAGEICRKVQEQLQQQADLTRRAQSVGHEPVRRQGSSTTSRPPQPLSAQAIKHIWVRTALFEKVLDKIVQHVVDNSSKYYEREALMHDPVFGPILAALLVGPCALEYTKLKTSDHFWTDPSANELVQRHRIHGAHRSLDVSSGRRPALGIRKRQSSGSMSEDRFAASAREYVESLHQNSRTHLLYGKNNVLVQPKKDMEVLRGYLSLHQAGDNLTLKWTPNQLINGTLGDCDLEKSIYWDYALTVPLRQIVCIHCHQRPDCGGTLVLVSQDGIQRPPLHFPPGGHLLAFLSCLETGLLPRGQLEPPLWSQKGKGKVFPKLRKRSSTARLMEQDRNGEEQTAADYVFRIVYPGYRYDATVTINYHHTTGSRAPSLDDDEEEEDRLHAMISMICSRNLTDPNVLKDHGEMMEMQGFGGSPSSWQQTDVTAQEFLCQSCSAAGSNSSFDYTAGCTCLHQPSDIHTIPLKMLCQNMKRQIVSRAFYGWLAYCRHLSTVRTHLSAMVTHNIVPPDRPCEASGGLSKEVWSKYQKDCKNYKELELLRLVYYGGVQHEIRKEVWPFLLGHYKFGMSKKDMSQIDVKISERYQQVMREWKACEVIVKQREKEMQSAIFAKLSSGSSIDSHVLRLAHRDSTLSNEVFMSVDEPDAGSQETPSGEDSTPVMTTLAPPAAMPPEERPLVEFDSPDSGLPSSRNYSVTSAHSQILSSIDDGQSTEEEGGGREEGRTPVGGRQDSFTEDRLCSQLDKLMTSGAATEAISASLSSYTIELLDMVALNLHRIDKDVQRCDRNYYYFTTANLEKLRNIMCSYVWEHLEMGYVQGMCDLLAPLMVILDDESLAYSCFTQLMKRMSQNFPNGGAMDTHFANMRSLIQILDSELFELMQQNGDYTHFYFCYRWFLLDFKRELLYEDVFAVWEVIWVAPRISSRHFVLFLALALVTLYREIIIDNNMDFTDIIKFFNEMAERHDVQLILRMARELVHKVQSLMDNK; encoded by the exons CTGCCATTGAGGCCTGCCTGAGTCATCTCCTGAAGAGACGTGCAGCCGGCTTTCTAAGAAGTGACAAGATAGCCGCATTATTCACTAAGGTTGGCAAAGTGTACGACACAGCTGGCGAGATCTGTCGGAAAGTCCAggagcagctccagcagcaggcTGATCTCACCAG GAGAGCCCAGAGCGTTGGCCATGAACCTGTGAGAAGACAAGGCTCCTCCACCACCAGCCGCCCCCCTCAACCTCTCTCTGCCCAGGCCATCAAACACATCTGGGTCCGTACGGCTCTCTTTGAGAAGGTTTTGGATAAGATAGTCCAGCACGTTGTGGACAACTCCAG TAAATACTATGAAAGGGAAGCTCTAATGCATGACCCAGTCTTTGGGCCCATCTTAGCCGCCTTGCTTG TGGGGCCCTGTGCCCTGGAATACActaagctgaaaacttccgatcATTTCTGGACGGACCCATCAGCCAATGAGCTGGTTCAGCGCCACCGTATCCATGGGGCCCACCGCAGCCTAGATGTGTCATCCGGCCGTCGACCGGCTCTGGGG ATCCGTAAGAGGCAGTCCAGTGGGAGCATGTCAGAAGACAGGTTTGCTGCATCGGCAAGAGAGTATGTGGAGTCTCTTCATCAGAACTCTAGAACACACCTCCTGTACGGCAAAAACAACGTCCTTGTGCAACCG AAAAAGGACATGGAGGTGTTACGGGGCTATTTGTCACTCCATCAAGCTGGGGATAACCTCACGCTAAAGTGGACACCTAACCAGCTCATCAATGGTACGCTGGGGGACTGCGACCTGGAGAAAAG taTTTATTGGGACTATGCACTGACTGTTCCTCTGCGCCAGATTGTTTGCATCCACTGTCACCAACGGC CTGATTGTGGTGGGACGCTGGTACTCGTCAGTCAGGATGGGATTCAGAGGCCGCCACTGCACTTTCCCCCTGGCGGTCACCTCCTGGCCTTCCTCTCCTGTCTGGAAACTGGACTTCTACCACGAGGTCAGCTGGAACCTCCCCTCTGGTCCCAGAAAGGCAAG GGAAAAGTGTTCCCTAAGTTGCGGAAGAGGAGCAGCACAGCACGCCTCATGGAGCAGGACAGGAACGGCGAGGAGCAGACAGCTGCTGACTACGTCTTTCGCATCGTCTACCCAGGATACCGATACGATGCTA CAGTCACTATAAACTACCACCACACCACGGGCAGCCGCGCACCGTCGCTGGATGacgatgaggaagaggaagatagACTCCATGCTATGATCTCAATGATCTGCTCGCGGAACCTCACAGACCCTAATGTCCTGAAAG ACCATGGAGAGATGATGGAGATGCAAGGTTTTGGAGGGAGTCCATCGTCGTGGCAACAGACTGATGTAACTGCTCAAGAGTTCCTGTGCCAGTCCTGCTCAGCAGCTGGTAGCAACTCATCATTTGACTACACAGCTGGTTGCACCTGCCTGCATCAGCCATCGGACATTCACAC TATTCCACTGAAGATGCTCTGTCAGAACATGAAGCGGCAGATCGTCTCCAGAGCCTTCTATGGAT GGCTTGCATACTGTCGACACCTGTCCACGGTGCGGACACACCTGTCAGCTATGGTCACCCACAACATCGTACCCCCAGACAGACCTTGTGAGGCATCTGGAGGTCTCAGCAAAGAGGTGTGGAGCAAGTACCAGAAAGACTGCAAG AACTACAAGGAGCTTGAGCTGCTCAGACTGGTTTACTATGGAGGAGTCCAGCACGAGATCAGGAAGGAGGTGTGGCCCTTCCTGCTGGGACACTACAAGTTCGGGATGAGCAAAAAGGACATGAGCCAG ATTGATGTGAAGATCAGCGAGCGCTACCAGCAGGTAATGCGGGAGTGGAAAGCCTGTGAGGTCATCGTCAAGCAGAGGGAGAAGGAGATGCAGTCGGCCATCTTTGCCAAGCTGTCATCGGGCAGTAGCATAGACAGCCACGTCCTGAGGCTCGCTCACAGAGACTCCACACTCAGTAATGAG GTCTTCATGTCTGTGGATGAGCCAGATGCAGGGAGTCAGGAGACCCCTAGTGGCGAGGACAGCACTCCTGTCATGACCACCCTGGCCCCGCCTGCTGCTATGCCCCCAGAGGAGCGTCCTCTGGTAGAGTTTGACTCCCCCGACTCAGGTCTCCCTTCCTCCAGGAACTACTCTGTGACTTCTGCTCACTCTCAGATCCTGTCCAGCATAGACGATGGTCAGAGCACTGAGGAGGAAGGTGGGGGTAGGGAGGAAGGCAGGACTCCAGTAGGGGGGCGTCAGGACTCTTTTACTGAGGACAGGCTCTGCAGTCAGCTGGACAAACTGATGACAAGTGGAGCTGCCACCGAGGCCATCTCAGCTTCGCTCTCCTCTTACACA ATCGAGCTTCTGGACATGGTCGCCCTCAACCTTCACAGGATAGACAAAGATGTGCAGCGCTGTGACCGCAACTATTATTACTTCACCACAGCCAACCTGGAGAAACTACGCAACATCATGTGCAG CTACGTGTGGGAGCATCTAGAGATGGGCTACGTTCAGGGCATGTGTGACCTCCTGGCGCCGCTCATGGTCATCCTGGACGACG agagCCTGGCATACAGCTGCTTCACtcagctgatgaagaggatgagtCAGAACTTCCCTAATGGTGGAGCCATGGACACACACTTTGCCAACATGAGGTCGCTGATCCAG ATCCTGGACTCTGAGCTGTTTGAGCTGATGCAGCAGAATGGAGACTACACACACTTCTACTTCTGCTACCGATGGTTCCTGCTGGACTTCAAACGAG agctTCTGTATGAGGATGTTTTTGCAGTATGGGAGGTTATCTGGGTGGCTCCCAGGATCTCGTCTCGCCACTTCGTCCTCTTCCTGGCCCTGGCGCTGGTTACGCTGTACCGTGAGATCATCATAGACAACAACATGGACTTCACTGACATCATCAAGTTCTTTAACG AGATGGCAGAACGTCACGATGTGCAGCTTATCTTGCGGATGGCACGTGAGCTGGTGCACAAAGTCCAGTCTCTGATGGACAACAAGTAA
- the sgsm2 gene encoding small G protein signaling modulator 2 isoform X8, with protein sequence MEGYTEEEHKEKLLWNVKREVKQIMEEAVTKKFVHEDSSHIIALCTAIEACLSHLLKRRAAGFLRSDKIAALFTKVGKVYDTAGEICRKVQEQLQQQADLTRRAQSVGHEPVRRQGSSTTSRPPQPLSAQAIKHIWVRTALFEKVLDKIVQHVVDNSSKYYEREALMHDPVFGPILAALLVGPCALEYTKLKTSDHFWTDPSANELVQRHRIHGAHRSLDVSSGRRPALGIRKRQSSGSMSEDRFAASAREYVESLHQNSRTHLLYGKNNVLVQPKKDMEVLRGYLSLHQAGDNLTLKWTPNQLINGTLGDCDLEKSIYWDYALTVPLRQIVCIHCHQRPDCGGTLVLVSQDGIQRPPLHFPPGGHLLAFLSCLETGLLPRGQLEPPLWSQKGKGKVFPKLRKRSSTARLMEQDRNGEEQTAADYVFRIVYPGYRYDANHGEMMEMQGFGGSPSSWQQTDVTAQEFLCQSCSAAGSNSSFDYTAGCTCLHQPSDIHTIPLKMLCQNMKRQIVSRAFYGWLAYCRHLSTVRTHLSAMVTHNIVPPDRPCEASGGLSKEVWSKYQKDCKNYKELELLRLVYYGGVQHEIRKEVWPFLLGHYKFGMSKKDMSQIDVKISERYQQVMREWKACEVIVKQREKEMQSAIFAKLSSGSSIDSHVLRLAHRDSTLSNEVFMSVDEPDAGSQETPSGEDSTPVMTTLAPPAAMPPEERPLVEFDSPDSGLPSSRNYSVTSAHSQILSSIDDGQSTEEEGGGREEGRTPVGGRQDSFTEDRLCSQLDKLMTSGAATEAISASLSSYTIELLDMVALNLHRIDKDVQRCDRNYYYFTTANLEKLRNIMCSYVWEHLEMGYVQGMCDLLAPLMVILDDESLAYSCFTQLMKRMSQNFPNGGAMDTHFANMRSLIQILDSELFELMQQNGDYTHFYFCYRWFLLDFKRELLYEDVFAVWEVIWVAPRISSRHFVLFLALALVTLYREIIIDNNMDFTDIIKFFNEMAERHDVQLILRMARELVHKVQSLMDNK encoded by the exons CTGCCATTGAGGCCTGCCTGAGTCATCTCCTGAAGAGACGTGCAGCCGGCTTTCTAAGAAGTGACAAGATAGCCGCATTATTCACTAAGGTTGGCAAAGTGTACGACACAGCTGGCGAGATCTGTCGGAAAGTCCAggagcagctccagcagcaggcTGATCTCACCAG GAGAGCCCAGAGCGTTGGCCATGAACCTGTGAGAAGACAAGGCTCCTCCACCACCAGCCGCCCCCCTCAACCTCTCTCTGCCCAGGCCATCAAACACATCTGGGTCCGTACGGCTCTCTTTGAGAAGGTTTTGGATAAGATAGTCCAGCACGTTGTGGACAACTCCAG TAAATACTATGAAAGGGAAGCTCTAATGCATGACCCAGTCTTTGGGCCCATCTTAGCCGCCTTGCTTG TGGGGCCCTGTGCCCTGGAATACActaagctgaaaacttccgatcATTTCTGGACGGACCCATCAGCCAATGAGCTGGTTCAGCGCCACCGTATCCATGGGGCCCACCGCAGCCTAGATGTGTCATCCGGCCGTCGACCGGCTCTGGGG ATCCGTAAGAGGCAGTCCAGTGGGAGCATGTCAGAAGACAGGTTTGCTGCATCGGCAAGAGAGTATGTGGAGTCTCTTCATCAGAACTCTAGAACACACCTCCTGTACGGCAAAAACAACGTCCTTGTGCAACCG AAAAAGGACATGGAGGTGTTACGGGGCTATTTGTCACTCCATCAAGCTGGGGATAACCTCACGCTAAAGTGGACACCTAACCAGCTCATCAATGGTACGCTGGGGGACTGCGACCTGGAGAAAAG taTTTATTGGGACTATGCACTGACTGTTCCTCTGCGCCAGATTGTTTGCATCCACTGTCACCAACGGC CTGATTGTGGTGGGACGCTGGTACTCGTCAGTCAGGATGGGATTCAGAGGCCGCCACTGCACTTTCCCCCTGGCGGTCACCTCCTGGCCTTCCTCTCCTGTCTGGAAACTGGACTTCTACCACGAGGTCAGCTGGAACCTCCCCTCTGGTCCCAGAAAGGCAAG GGAAAAGTGTTCCCTAAGTTGCGGAAGAGGAGCAGCACAGCACGCCTCATGGAGCAGGACAGGAACGGCGAGGAGCAGACAGCTGCTGACTACGTCTTTCGCATCGTCTACCCAGGATACCGATACGATGCTA ACCATGGAGAGATGATGGAGATGCAAGGTTTTGGAGGGAGTCCATCGTCGTGGCAACAGACTGATGTAACTGCTCAAGAGTTCCTGTGCCAGTCCTGCTCAGCAGCTGGTAGCAACTCATCATTTGACTACACAGCTGGTTGCACCTGCCTGCATCAGCCATCGGACATTCACAC TATTCCACTGAAGATGCTCTGTCAGAACATGAAGCGGCAGATCGTCTCCAGAGCCTTCTATGGAT GGCTTGCATACTGTCGACACCTGTCCACGGTGCGGACACACCTGTCAGCTATGGTCACCCACAACATCGTACCCCCAGACAGACCTTGTGAGGCATCTGGAGGTCTCAGCAAAGAGGTGTGGAGCAAGTACCAGAAAGACTGCAAG AACTACAAGGAGCTTGAGCTGCTCAGACTGGTTTACTATGGAGGAGTCCAGCACGAGATCAGGAAGGAGGTGTGGCCCTTCCTGCTGGGACACTACAAGTTCGGGATGAGCAAAAAGGACATGAGCCAG ATTGATGTGAAGATCAGCGAGCGCTACCAGCAGGTAATGCGGGAGTGGAAAGCCTGTGAGGTCATCGTCAAGCAGAGGGAGAAGGAGATGCAGTCGGCCATCTTTGCCAAGCTGTCATCGGGCAGTAGCATAGACAGCCACGTCCTGAGGCTCGCTCACAGAGACTCCACACTCAGTAATGAG GTCTTCATGTCTGTGGATGAGCCAGATGCAGGGAGTCAGGAGACCCCTAGTGGCGAGGACAGCACTCCTGTCATGACCACCCTGGCCCCGCCTGCTGCTATGCCCCCAGAGGAGCGTCCTCTGGTAGAGTTTGACTCCCCCGACTCAGGTCTCCCTTCCTCCAGGAACTACTCTGTGACTTCTGCTCACTCTCAGATCCTGTCCAGCATAGACGATGGTCAGAGCACTGAGGAGGAAGGTGGGGGTAGGGAGGAAGGCAGGACTCCAGTAGGGGGGCGTCAGGACTCTTTTACTGAGGACAGGCTCTGCAGTCAGCTGGACAAACTGATGACAAGTGGAGCTGCCACCGAGGCCATCTCAGCTTCGCTCTCCTCTTACACA ATCGAGCTTCTGGACATGGTCGCCCTCAACCTTCACAGGATAGACAAAGATGTGCAGCGCTGTGACCGCAACTATTATTACTTCACCACAGCCAACCTGGAGAAACTACGCAACATCATGTGCAG CTACGTGTGGGAGCATCTAGAGATGGGCTACGTTCAGGGCATGTGTGACCTCCTGGCGCCGCTCATGGTCATCCTGGACGACG agagCCTGGCATACAGCTGCTTCACtcagctgatgaagaggatgagtCAGAACTTCCCTAATGGTGGAGCCATGGACACACACTTTGCCAACATGAGGTCGCTGATCCAG ATCCTGGACTCTGAGCTGTTTGAGCTGATGCAGCAGAATGGAGACTACACACACTTCTACTTCTGCTACCGATGGTTCCTGCTGGACTTCAAACGAG agctTCTGTATGAGGATGTTTTTGCAGTATGGGAGGTTATCTGGGTGGCTCCCAGGATCTCGTCTCGCCACTTCGTCCTCTTCCTGGCCCTGGCGCTGGTTACGCTGTACCGTGAGATCATCATAGACAACAACATGGACTTCACTGACATCATCAAGTTCTTTAACG AGATGGCAGAACGTCACGATGTGCAGCTTATCTTGCGGATGGCACGTGAGCTGGTGCACAAAGTCCAGTCTCTGATGGACAACAAGTAA
- the sgsm2 gene encoding small G protein signaling modulator 2 isoform X6: MEGYTEEEHKEKLLWNVKREVKQIMEEAVTKKFVHEDSSHIIALCTYLLFMSAAAIEACLSHLLKRRAAGFLRSDKIAALFTKVGKVYDTAGEICRKVQEQLQQQADLTRRAQSVGHEPVRRQGSSTTSRPPQPLSAQAIKHIWVRTALFEKVLDKIVQHVVDNSSKYYEREALMHDPVFGPILAALLVGPCALEYTKLKTSDHFWTDPSANELVQRHRIHGAHRSLDVSSGRRPALGIRKRQSSGSMSEDRFAASAREYVESLHQNSRTHLLYGKNNVLVQPKKDMEVLRGYLSLHQAGDNLTLKWTPNQLINGTLGDCDLEKSIYWDYALTVPLRQIVCIHCHQRPDCGGTLVLVSQDGIQRPPLHFPPGGHLLAFLSCLETGLLPRGQLEPPLWSQKGKGKVFPKLRKRSSTARLMEQDRNGEEQTAADYVFRIVYPGYRYDANHGEMMEMQGFGGSPSSWQQTDVTAQEFLCQSCSAAGSNSSFDYTAGCTCLHQPSDIHTIPLKMLCQNMKRQIVSRAFYGWLAYCRHLSTVRTHLSAMVTHNIVPPDRPCEASGGLSKEVWSKYQKDCKNYKELELLRLVYYGGVQHEIRKEVWPFLLGHYKFGMSKKDMSQIDVKISERYQQVMREWKACEVIVKQREKEMQSAIFAKLSSGSSIDSHVLRLAHRDSTLSNEVFMSVDEPDAGSQETPSGEDSTPVMTTLAPPAAMPPEERPLVEFDSPDSGLPSSRNYSVTSAHSQILSSIDDGQSTEEEGGGREEGRTPVGGRQDSFTEDRLCSQLDKLMTSGAATEAISASLSSYTIELLDMVALNLHRIDKDVQRCDRNYYYFTTANLEKLRNIMCSYVWEHLEMGYVQGMCDLLAPLMVILDDESLAYSCFTQLMKRMSQNFPNGGAMDTHFANMRSLIQILDSELFELMQQNGDYTHFYFCYRWFLLDFKRELLYEDVFAVWEVIWVAPRISSRHFVLFLALALVTLYREIIIDNNMDFTDIIKFFNEMAERHDVQLILRMARELVHKVQSLMDNK; the protein is encoded by the exons CATACCTCCTGTTCATGTCTGCAGCTGCCATTGAGGCCTGCCTGAGTCATCTCCTGAAGAGACGTGCAGCCGGCTTTCTAAGAAGTGACAAGATAGCCGCATTATTCACTAAGGTTGGCAAAGTGTACGACACAGCTGGCGAGATCTGTCGGAAAGTCCAggagcagctccagcagcaggcTGATCTCACCAG GAGAGCCCAGAGCGTTGGCCATGAACCTGTGAGAAGACAAGGCTCCTCCACCACCAGCCGCCCCCCTCAACCTCTCTCTGCCCAGGCCATCAAACACATCTGGGTCCGTACGGCTCTCTTTGAGAAGGTTTTGGATAAGATAGTCCAGCACGTTGTGGACAACTCCAG TAAATACTATGAAAGGGAAGCTCTAATGCATGACCCAGTCTTTGGGCCCATCTTAGCCGCCTTGCTTG TGGGGCCCTGTGCCCTGGAATACActaagctgaaaacttccgatcATTTCTGGACGGACCCATCAGCCAATGAGCTGGTTCAGCGCCACCGTATCCATGGGGCCCACCGCAGCCTAGATGTGTCATCCGGCCGTCGACCGGCTCTGGGG ATCCGTAAGAGGCAGTCCAGTGGGAGCATGTCAGAAGACAGGTTTGCTGCATCGGCAAGAGAGTATGTGGAGTCTCTTCATCAGAACTCTAGAACACACCTCCTGTACGGCAAAAACAACGTCCTTGTGCAACCG AAAAAGGACATGGAGGTGTTACGGGGCTATTTGTCACTCCATCAAGCTGGGGATAACCTCACGCTAAAGTGGACACCTAACCAGCTCATCAATGGTACGCTGGGGGACTGCGACCTGGAGAAAAG taTTTATTGGGACTATGCACTGACTGTTCCTCTGCGCCAGATTGTTTGCATCCACTGTCACCAACGGC CTGATTGTGGTGGGACGCTGGTACTCGTCAGTCAGGATGGGATTCAGAGGCCGCCACTGCACTTTCCCCCTGGCGGTCACCTCCTGGCCTTCCTCTCCTGTCTGGAAACTGGACTTCTACCACGAGGTCAGCTGGAACCTCCCCTCTGGTCCCAGAAAGGCAAG GGAAAAGTGTTCCCTAAGTTGCGGAAGAGGAGCAGCACAGCACGCCTCATGGAGCAGGACAGGAACGGCGAGGAGCAGACAGCTGCTGACTACGTCTTTCGCATCGTCTACCCAGGATACCGATACGATGCTA ACCATGGAGAGATGATGGAGATGCAAGGTTTTGGAGGGAGTCCATCGTCGTGGCAACAGACTGATGTAACTGCTCAAGAGTTCCTGTGCCAGTCCTGCTCAGCAGCTGGTAGCAACTCATCATTTGACTACACAGCTGGTTGCACCTGCCTGCATCAGCCATCGGACATTCACAC TATTCCACTGAAGATGCTCTGTCAGAACATGAAGCGGCAGATCGTCTCCAGAGCCTTCTATGGAT GGCTTGCATACTGTCGACACCTGTCCACGGTGCGGACACACCTGTCAGCTATGGTCACCCACAACATCGTACCCCCAGACAGACCTTGTGAGGCATCTGGAGGTCTCAGCAAAGAGGTGTGGAGCAAGTACCAGAAAGACTGCAAG AACTACAAGGAGCTTGAGCTGCTCAGACTGGTTTACTATGGAGGAGTCCAGCACGAGATCAGGAAGGAGGTGTGGCCCTTCCTGCTGGGACACTACAAGTTCGGGATGAGCAAAAAGGACATGAGCCAG ATTGATGTGAAGATCAGCGAGCGCTACCAGCAGGTAATGCGGGAGTGGAAAGCCTGTGAGGTCATCGTCAAGCAGAGGGAGAAGGAGATGCAGTCGGCCATCTTTGCCAAGCTGTCATCGGGCAGTAGCATAGACAGCCACGTCCTGAGGCTCGCTCACAGAGACTCCACACTCAGTAATGAG GTCTTCATGTCTGTGGATGAGCCAGATGCAGGGAGTCAGGAGACCCCTAGTGGCGAGGACAGCACTCCTGTCATGACCACCCTGGCCCCGCCTGCTGCTATGCCCCCAGAGGAGCGTCCTCTGGTAGAGTTTGACTCCCCCGACTCAGGTCTCCCTTCCTCCAGGAACTACTCTGTGACTTCTGCTCACTCTCAGATCCTGTCCAGCATAGACGATGGTCAGAGCACTGAGGAGGAAGGTGGGGGTAGGGAGGAAGGCAGGACTCCAGTAGGGGGGCGTCAGGACTCTTTTACTGAGGACAGGCTCTGCAGTCAGCTGGACAAACTGATGACAAGTGGAGCTGCCACCGAGGCCATCTCAGCTTCGCTCTCCTCTTACACA ATCGAGCTTCTGGACATGGTCGCCCTCAACCTTCACAGGATAGACAAAGATGTGCAGCGCTGTGACCGCAACTATTATTACTTCACCACAGCCAACCTGGAGAAACTACGCAACATCATGTGCAG CTACGTGTGGGAGCATCTAGAGATGGGCTACGTTCAGGGCATGTGTGACCTCCTGGCGCCGCTCATGGTCATCCTGGACGACG agagCCTGGCATACAGCTGCTTCACtcagctgatgaagaggatgagtCAGAACTTCCCTAATGGTGGAGCCATGGACACACACTTTGCCAACATGAGGTCGCTGATCCAG ATCCTGGACTCTGAGCTGTTTGAGCTGATGCAGCAGAATGGAGACTACACACACTTCTACTTCTGCTACCGATGGTTCCTGCTGGACTTCAAACGAG agctTCTGTATGAGGATGTTTTTGCAGTATGGGAGGTTATCTGGGTGGCTCCCAGGATCTCGTCTCGCCACTTCGTCCTCTTCCTGGCCCTGGCGCTGGTTACGCTGTACCGTGAGATCATCATAGACAACAACATGGACTTCACTGACATCATCAAGTTCTTTAACG AGATGGCAGAACGTCACGATGTGCAGCTTATCTTGCGGATGGCACGTGAGCTGGTGCACAAAGTCCAGTCTCTGATGGACAACAAGTAA